The following coding sequences lie in one Deltaproteobacteria bacterium genomic window:
- a CDS encoding methyltransferase domain-containing protein, which produces MSDLFRDKAADWDTRPVPAQISEGVFEALQARVPLTSELSVLDFGAGTGLLVAKLVPRVARVIAVDISAAMLERLAAKPELADRVEIVCRDLLRAPLDRRVDLIVSAMAMHHVEDTAALLATLRAHLEAGGGLALADLDREDGSFHAPGTEGVFHHGFDRDALAAALARAGFDAIEFGTACVVHRDERAYPVFLVTARAA; this is translated from the coding sequence ATGTCCGATCTCTTCCGTGACAAGGCGGCCGACTGGGACACGCGGCCGGTGCCCGCACAGATCTCGGAGGGCGTGTTCGAAGCCCTGCAGGCCCGCGTGCCGCTGACGTCGGAGCTGTCGGTGCTCGACTTCGGCGCTGGCACCGGGCTGTTGGTCGCCAAGCTGGTGCCACGGGTCGCGCGCGTGATCGCGGTCGACATCTCCGCGGCGATGCTCGAGCGACTCGCGGCCAAGCCCGAGCTCGCCGACAGGGTCGAGATCGTCTGCCGCGACCTGCTCCGAGCACCGCTCGATCGCCGCGTCGATCTCATCGTCAGCGCGATGGCAATGCACCACGTGGAGGACACCGCCGCCCTGCTCGCGACCCTGCGCGCCCACCTCGAAGCCGGCGGTGGGCTCGCGCTCGCCGACCTCGATCGCGAGGACGGCAGCTTCCATGCCCCGGGCACCGAGGGCGTGTTCCACCACGGCTTCGACCGCGACGCTCTGGCGGCTGCGCTCGCGCGCGCAGGCTTCGACGCGATCGAGTTCGGCACTGCGTGCGTGGTGCACCGCGACGAACGTGCCTATCCGGTGTTCCTGGTGACCGCGCGCGCGGCCTGA
- a CDS encoding NAD-dependent epimerase/dehydratase family protein, translating into MRIAVIGALGGLGANVVRDALARGHRVRALVRREPPSDAPAGVEWVRGDAHDVDTVAALVRGCEALAHCANVNIGPTWAKTVLGMLDTAIAGCRRHDTKLVFPANVWVFGRGRPGERVDEQVPFSPCSDKGRVRAEQERRIRVSGIRHVMVRLPEFYGPHVVTLTGPMFRAALRGDTVRWFGDLDAEVEFVFMPDGARALVEVAAARGIDRGLFHLPGAAPITPRALLGEAIRQAGTASKLRALPPWLVRTAGVFAPKARAFADILHLWEHPIVLDGSKYRAQFGELPATPYHDGIAHTLAWLREHLDVPMYY; encoded by the coding sequence ATGCGCATCGCCGTCATCGGAGCCCTCGGTGGGCTCGGCGCCAACGTGGTCCGCGACGCGCTCGCGCGCGGCCATCGGGTGCGCGCACTGGTCCGGCGCGAGCCCCCGAGCGATGCGCCTGCCGGCGTCGAGTGGGTCCGCGGCGACGCCCACGACGTCGACACCGTGGCTGCGCTGGTGCGCGGCTGCGAGGCGCTGGCCCACTGCGCCAACGTGAACATCGGCCCGACGTGGGCCAAGACCGTGCTCGGCATGCTCGACACGGCGATCGCCGGCTGCCGACGTCACGACACCAAGCTGGTGTTCCCGGCCAACGTGTGGGTGTTCGGTCGCGGACGACCGGGCGAACGCGTCGACGAACAGGTGCCGTTCTCGCCCTGCTCCGACAAGGGCCGCGTGCGCGCGGAGCAGGAGCGACGGATCCGCGTCAGCGGCATCCGCCACGTGATGGTGCGCCTGCCGGAGTTCTACGGGCCGCACGTGGTGACGCTGACCGGCCCGATGTTCCGTGCCGCGCTGCGCGGCGACACCGTGCGGTGGTTCGGCGATCTCGACGCCGAGGTCGAGTTCGTGTTCATGCCCGACGGTGCGCGCGCGCTGGTCGAGGTGGCGGCCGCGCGCGGCATCGACCGCGGCCTCTTCCACCTCCCCGGCGCGGCCCCGATCACACCGCGGGCCCTGCTCGGCGAGGCCATTCGCCAGGCCGGCACCGCGTCGAAGCTGCGCGCGCTGCCGCCGTGGCTGGTGCGGACCGCCGGCGTGTTCGCCCCCAAGGCGCGCGCCTTCGCCGACATCCTGCACCTGTGGGAACACCCGATCGTGCTGGACGGCAGCAAGTACCGCGCACAGTTCGGGGAGCTCCCGGCCACGCCGTACCACGATGGCATCGCGCACACCTTGGCGTGGCTGCGCGAGCACCTCGACGTGCCCATGTACTACTGA
- a CDS encoding acyltransferase, translated as MEPESIDPYREQHQRRLSWMPWLFHGLKPELAAWVRPWQVELQAELMRREAVTFGEDCFVAPEAAVFAEPRRGIVFGPRCTVAAFAFLHGPLTIGAGVSINARASLDGGAAGIVIGDGCRIATGATIYAFDHGLAVDRPIAEQAVTSHGITLGRDVWVGANAGITDGVRVGDGAVIGMGAIVTRDVPAFAIVAGSPARVIGERRRV; from the coding sequence ATGGAGCCCGAGTCCATCGACCCCTATCGCGAGCAGCACCAACGCCGGCTGTCGTGGATGCCGTGGCTCTTCCACGGGCTCAAGCCGGAGCTCGCGGCGTGGGTGCGACCGTGGCAGGTCGAGCTGCAGGCGGAGCTGATGCGGCGCGAGGCGGTCACGTTTGGTGAGGACTGCTTCGTCGCACCCGAGGCGGCGGTGTTCGCCGAGCCGCGGCGGGGCATCGTGTTCGGTCCGCGTTGCACCGTCGCTGCGTTCGCGTTCCTGCACGGTCCGCTGACGATCGGCGCGGGCGTGAGCATCAACGCGCGTGCGAGCCTCGATGGTGGCGCCGCCGGCATCGTGATCGGCGATGGCTGTCGGATCGCCACCGGTGCGACGATCTACGCCTTCGACCACGGGCTCGCAGTCGACCGCCCCATCGCCGAGCAGGCCGTGACCTCGCACGGCATCACGCTCGGGCGCGACGTGTGGGTCGGGGCCAACGCCGGCATCACCGACGGCGTGCGCGTCGGCGACGGTGCGGTGATCGGCATGGGCGCGATCGTCACGCGCGACGTGCCGGCCTTCGCGATCGTGGCCGGCAGCCCTGCGCGTGTGATCGGTGAGCGGCGTCGCGTGTGA
- a CDS encoding LysR family transcriptional regulator, with translation MPIDLDTVRAFVHVAEQGGFTRAAAKLGVPKARVSQQVQRLEADVGARLLHRTTRAVRLTPDGETFLARARPLLLEAEELSGLFAADEALAGRVRVDLPVGLARNAVIPRLPELLARHPRLELQLSTTDRLVDVVREGFDAVVRVAKLRDSGLVALRLGELELVNCAAASYLRARGIPRTLQDLDDHTLVNYAADLGSGVPEFEYHDGHRHRVHPMRAAITVNNADAFSAACDAGLGIVQVPRTGVAERLASGALVEVLPRHRAAPLPVFLLHPHGRRVPRRVRAVLDWLEQILRAHLRRFGRARPAASRSSVPASR, from the coding sequence ATGCCGATCGACCTCGACACGGTCCGCGCCTTCGTGCACGTGGCCGAGCAGGGTGGCTTCACCCGCGCCGCGGCGAAGCTCGGCGTGCCCAAGGCCAGGGTCTCGCAGCAGGTGCAGCGACTCGAGGCCGACGTCGGTGCGCGTCTGTTGCACCGGACCACGCGGGCGGTTCGGCTCACCCCCGATGGCGAGACCTTCTTGGCGCGCGCGCGGCCACTGCTGCTGGAGGCCGAGGAACTCTCGGGCCTGTTCGCCGCCGACGAGGCGCTCGCGGGCCGCGTACGGGTCGATCTGCCGGTCGGGCTCGCGCGCAACGCCGTGATCCCGCGGCTGCCCGAGCTGCTCGCGCGTCATCCTCGGCTCGAGCTGCAGCTGTCCACCACCGATCGTCTGGTCGATGTCGTGCGCGAGGGCTTCGACGCCGTCGTGCGTGTGGCGAAGCTGCGCGACTCGGGCCTCGTGGCGCTGCGCCTGGGCGAGCTCGAGCTGGTCAACTGCGCGGCCGCGAGCTACCTGCGCGCGCGCGGGATCCCGCGGACGCTGCAGGACCTCGATGACCACACGCTGGTGAACTACGCCGCCGATCTCGGCAGCGGCGTGCCCGAGTTCGAGTACCACGACGGCCATCGCCATCGCGTGCACCCCATGCGCGCGGCCATCACCGTCAACAACGCCGATGCGTTCTCGGCGGCCTGCGATGCTGGCCTCGGCATCGTGCAGGTGCCCCGCACCGGCGTGGCCGAGCGGCTGGCGAGCGGCGCACTGGTCGAGGTCCTGCCTCGCCATCGCGCGGCGCCGCTGCCGGTGTTCCTGCTGCATCCCCACGGGCGGCGGGTGCCCCGGCGCGTGCGGGCCGTGCTCGACTGGCTCGAGCAGATCCTCCGCGCGCACCTGCGTCGCTTCGGGCGGGCTCGACCGGCGGCGTCGAGGAGCTCGGTGCCCGCGTCGCGATGA
- a CDS encoding SDR family oxidoreductase, whose amino-acid sequence MTERTTPASKPVTLALVTGGSRGLGRSMALHLAARGTDVILTYRTNEAEAQRVVELIRGQGRKAVALQLDVADASSFAAFVERVRGQLREQWQRADLDALVNNAGNGAYAPFAETTEAQFDDMVATHLKGPFFLTQRLLPLVAAGGRILNVSSGLARFSLPGYAAYAAVKGAVEVLTRYQAVELGARGITVNTLAPGAIETDFGGGAVRDNPQLNAMIAGQTALGRVGVADDIGGAVAMLLAPENRWLNGQRIEVSGGIHL is encoded by the coding sequence ATGACCGAGCGAACCACCCCCGCATCGAAGCCCGTCACCCTCGCCCTCGTCACCGGCGGCAGCCGTGGACTCGGCCGCAGCATGGCCTTGCACCTCGCCGCCCGCGGCACCGATGTGATCCTCACCTACCGCACCAACGAGGCCGAGGCCCAGCGCGTCGTGGAGCTGATCCGCGGCCAGGGCCGCAAGGCGGTCGCGTTGCAGCTCGACGTCGCCGACGCCAGCAGCTTCGCCGCATTCGTCGAGCGGGTGCGCGGGCAGCTGCGCGAGCAATGGCAGCGCGCCGACCTCGACGCGCTGGTGAACAACGCCGGCAACGGGGCCTACGCGCCGTTTGCCGAGACCACCGAGGCGCAGTTCGACGACATGGTCGCCACCCATCTGAAGGGCCCCTTCTTCCTGACGCAGCGCCTGTTGCCACTGGTCGCCGCCGGCGGCCGCATCCTCAACGTGTCGAGCGGCCTCGCCCGCTTCTCGCTGCCGGGCTACGCCGCCTACGCGGCGGTCAAGGGCGCCGTCGAGGTGCTCACGCGCTATCAAGCCGTCGAGCTCGGAGCCCGCGGCATCACGGTCAACACGCTGGCCCCCGGCGCAATCGAGACCGACTTCGGTGGCGGTGCGGTGCGCGACAACCCGCAGCTCAACGCGATGATCGCCGGTCAGACCGCGCTCGGCCGCGTCGGCGTCGCCGACGACATCGGTGGCGCCGTGGCAATGCTGCTGGCGCCCGAGAACCGCTGGCTCAACGGCCAGCGCATCGAAGTCTCCGGCGGCATCCACCTGTGA